The following proteins are encoded in a genomic region of Brachyspira pilosicoli:
- a CDS encoding flagellin codes for MIINNNVSALNANRQLNLTGNQMTKTIQQLSSGMRINTAGDDASGLAVSEKMRSQYRGLQQATRNAQNGISFIQTTEGYLNETTNIMQRMRELAIQSANGIYSDSDRALIQVEVNQLVAEVDRIASQAEFNKMNMLTGRFAADGQTPITFHIGANMDQRVSVNIGAMTAANLQVGGDTPLSISSVETANQALGRIDEGIQMVVAQRAELGAVQNRMESMVKSLMIATENTIASESVIRDADMAQAMVAYTREQILQQTGAAMLANANMKNQSIMRIIG; via the coding sequence ATGATTATCAACAATAATGTTTCTGCATTAAATGCAAACAGGCAGTTAAACTTAACTGGCAATCAAATGACAAAAACAATTCAACAACTTTCAAGCGGTATGAGAATTAATACTGCAGGAGATGATGCTTCTGGTTTAGCAGTATCTGAAAAAATGCGCTCTCAATACCGTGGTTTACAACAAGCTACTAGAAATGCTCAAAACGGCATATCTTTCATTCAAACAACTGAAGGTTATTTAAATGAAACTACTAACATTATGCAAAGAATGAGAGAATTAGCTATTCAGTCTGCTAACGGTATATATTCTGACAGCGACAGAGCTTTAATTCAAGTAGAAGTTAATCAATTAGTAGCTGAAGTTGACAGAATCGCTTCTCAAGCTGAATTCAACAAAATGAATATGTTAACAGGTCGTTTTGCTGCTGACGGTCAAACTCCTATCACTTTCCACATTGGTGCTAATATGGATCAAAGAGTATCTGTTAATATAGGTGCTATGACTGCTGCTAACTTACAAGTTGGCGGTGATACTCCTCTTTCTATCTCTTCTGTTGAAACTGCTAACCAAGCTTTAGGAAGAATAGATGAAGGTATACAAATGGTTGTTGCTCAAAGAGCAGAATTAGGTGCTGTTCAAAACAGAATGGAATCTATGGTAAAAAGCTTAATGATAGCTACTGAAAACACTATCGCTTCTGAAAGTGTTATAAGAGATGCTGATATGGCTCAAGCTATGGTTGCTTATACTCGTGAACAAATCTTACAACAAACTGGTGCTGCTATGTTAGCTAATGCTAATATGAAAAATCAGTCTATAATGAGAATTATAGGATAA